The proteins below are encoded in one region of Fibrobacter sp. UWR2:
- the ribF gene encoding riboflavin biosynthesis protein RibF: MSVNEKQKRAVTMGNFDGCHLGHQALFRTLKAVAEVNGWTPTVISFEPHSNYVLRGPGDPLLLTTTEEKREFIESLGLEFLVLPFTPEVAKLPFDEFVRRELIEKRGVCSMFFGHDHCFGAGGKGNYETITAAFPELSTQMLSIVLHKGERVSSSAVRNALLNGDVSRAQTYLGRPYRLSGTVVVGKRLGHTIGFPTANLQVEQYKFLPKSGVYVASARLADGRICRAVVNIGVQPSAPGPHQMAIEAFLLDFSEDIYGQHLVLDLMAYLRPEQKFASMEDLVRQIGMDADTAKNYNGNHWAE, encoded by the coding sequence CCGTACCCTGAAGGCCGTCGCCGAGGTGAACGGCTGGACCCCGACCGTCATCAGTTTCGAACCCCATTCCAACTACGTGCTGCGTGGCCCCGGTGACCCGCTGCTCCTTACCACCACCGAAGAAAAGCGCGAGTTCATCGAAAGTCTCGGGCTCGAATTCCTGGTGCTGCCGTTTACGCCCGAAGTCGCAAAACTCCCGTTTGATGAATTTGTCCGTAGGGAACTCATCGAGAAGCGCGGCGTGTGCTCCATGTTCTTCGGACACGACCACTGCTTTGGCGCGGGCGGCAAGGGCAACTACGAGACGATTACCGCCGCGTTCCCGGAACTCAGCACGCAGATGCTTTCCATCGTGCTGCACAAGGGCGAACGCGTGAGTTCTTCTGCCGTGCGTAACGCGCTATTGAACGGCGACGTTTCCCGCGCGCAGACATACCTTGGGCGCCCCTACCGCCTCTCCGGCACCGTAGTCGTTGGCAAGCGCCTCGGGCATACCATCGGGTTCCCGACCGCGAATTTGCAGGTGGAACAGTACAAGTTCCTGCCGAAATCCGGCGTGTACGTGGCATCCGCGAGGCTTGCGGATGGCCGCATCTGCCGTGCCGTGGTGAATATCGGCGTGCAGCCCTCTGCGCCCGGGCCCCACCAGATGGCCATCGAGGCCTTCCTTCTCGATTTTAGCGAGGATATCTACGGGCAGCACCTGGTGCTCGACCTGATGGCCTACCTGCGCCCCGAACAGAAATTTGCCAGCATGGAAGACCTTGTGCGCCAAATCGGCATGGACGCCGACACCGCCAAGAACTACAACGGCAACCACTGGGCCGAATAG